The genomic interval GCTTGTTTGAGTTCTTCTTTAACCCATGCCGATTCGTCTTTGCGCATGAGGCCGTTGTCAACATGAAGTCCGTAGACGTTTTCGTCGCCTAAGGCTTTGTTGAGTAGGGCGAATGCTACATTTGAGTCAACACCGCCGCTTACGAGTAAGAAAACTTTTTTACCGGCGTTTTCATGACGAATATTGTCAATGCTTTGCTGCATGAAGGCTTTGATGTCCCATTCGAAACTGCAGCCACATTGTTTGAGGAAGTTCTTCATGAGCTTCAATCCGTTCTCAGAGTGGGTGACCTCTGGGTGGAATTGTAAGCCAAAAATTTTCTTCTCGAGATTTTGAACGGATGCTACTGGGCAATCGGGAGTGGCGGCGGTGATTTCGAAACCAGCAGGGATTTCTGCCACTGAATCACCGTGACTCATCCACATAACTTCAGAATCACCGAGGCCTTCGTAGAGGGGGGATTCGAAAGATTTTGCGACGCGCGCAATACCGTACTCTTTAACTTCGCCTGGTTTTACTTGTCCGCCAAGTGTTTGGCAGATGAGTTGGTGGCCATAGCAAATGCCCAAGATTGGACCATTGAAGTTGAGTATATCTTTGTTGAATGAGGGAGAGTTTTCAGCATAAACACTCGAAGGGCCGCCAGAAAAAATGAGACCCTTGTATGAGCTGAGAGTACTGAGTTCAGCAGTAGGGGAAACGATTTCTGAGTAAACACCCATTCGACGTACGCGGTTGGCGATAAGGTGAGCGTATTGTCCACCAAAATCCAAGACACCGATTTTATCCATTGTCGTTATTCCAGATAGTTAAAAATTAAGAAAGGGGAAGGTAGTGCGCATGCACTTAAATACAAGCTATTTGGAAGAGCGAATAGAGGCTAAAAAGCGAAAGGTTTTTAGGGGCTAATTTCTTGCTGGCTTAGGCAGTGGATGGCGCCGCCTTCGAGGATGAATATTCTACAATCAATGGGAATTATCTTTTTGTTGGGGAAGCAGTTCTGAATAATGTTTTGAGCGCGTAAATCATTTTCTTTCTGATCAAAGGATGGGATGAAGACAGCCTTGTTTGAGATTAAGAAATTCGTATAAGAAGCAGGCAGGATTTCGCCTTCGTGGAAGATGGGGTCGGGGAGCGGAAGCTCGAGGATTTCGAGTCCTTCGCCATTGGGGGTTCGGAATTTCTCTAGCTCTTTTAGGTTTGCTTGGAGCTGTGTATAGTTTGGGTTCGTGGCGTCGCAAGTGCAAGTTAGTATGCCTCTTTCTTTAAAGAAGCGCGTGATATTATCAATGTGCCCATCCGTATCATCATTGATGAGTCCGTCATCTAAGATAATGAGTTCATCTAGGCCGTAGTGAGTTTTTATGGCCTGCGTCACGTCTGCTTGTTGCTCGGCTGGATTGCGATTGATGTTGTGGATGACGCTCTTGGTGGTGATGCCGAGTCCTGCTCCGTTGGTGTCGATGGCGCCCCCCTCAAAATTGAACTTGCTTTTTGTGAGTTGCAGAGAGGAGTGGTCAGCTATTTGCTGAGCTACGGCATTGTCATTTACGAAGTCCGCAAACTTCCCGCCCCAAGCGTTAAACTGCCAGCTTAAAAGTTGTGTTTGATCGCTTTGGCTGTAAGTGAAAATTGGTCCGTA from Lentisphaera araneosa HTCC2155 carries:
- a CDS encoding agmatine deiminase family protein; amino-acid sequence: MPAEWHPQSAIYLAWPCSEKLWPNSRPHIFAEFAKLVETIAPHTAVKILCEKSHQDQALAHLSTRDNITLIDIKTDDVWIRDYGPIFTYSQSDQTQLLSWQFNAWGGKFADFVNDNAVAQQIADHSSLQLTKSKFNFEGGAIDTNGAGLGITTKSVIHNINRNPAEQQADVTQAIKTHYGLDELIILDDGLINDDTDGHIDNITRFFKERGILTCTCDATNPNYTQLQANLKELEKFRTPNGEGLEILELPLPDPIFHEGEILPASYTNFLISNKAVFIPSFDQKENDLRAQNIIQNCFPNKKIIPIDCRIFILEGGAIHCLSQQEISP